The following DNA comes from Nocardioides sp. JQ2195.
AACCAGCACGGCCGGAGCTGGTTGGTCACCGACAGCGGAACAGTCGAGCTCACCTAAGAACCCTGAATCAGCGTTGGTTGAGGAGGTCGCCCAGCGACCGTCTCGAAACCAACTCCCAGTCAGGGCACCGACACATCAAGCACCGGCCAAACACGTAGCACCACGACAGCAGGCCCACACCGAGGACAACAACCCGGTGACTGGGCCTACTGCCACGCCCGGCACCGGTCTCGACACAACCGCTCGTACCTCGCGGCCACTCGACCACCGAACATCAGGCCAGTGCACGATGGCGGGGTTCGGTGTCCCGGTGGTCATCGGTCAGTAGGACTTGGGCAGACCCAACGAGTGCATCGCGACGAAGTTGAGGATCATCTCCCGCGAGACGGGCGCGATCCGACCCAGACGAGCCGCGACCAGCATGTTGCCCAGGCCGTACTCCTGGGTGAGCCCGTTGCCGCCATGGGTGTGCACCGCGACATCGGTGGCGTTGCAGGCGACCTCGCCACCGGCGTACTTGGCCATGTTGGCGTACTCGCCTGCGGCCATGTCGTCGCCGGCGTCATAGAGTGCGGCGGCCTTCTGCCACAGCAGCCTGGCCTGCTCGAGCTCGATCTTGGTCTTGGCCAACGGGTGCGCGATGCCCTGGTGGGCGCCGATCGCCTGGTCCTTCCAGACGGAGCGTTCCTTGGCATAGGCGACGGCCTTCTCGAGGGCATAGCGGGCCATCCCGCACGAGAACGCACCGCCCATGATCCGCTCCGGGTTTAGCCCGGCGAAGAGCTGCCACAGACCGGCGTCCTCGTCCCCGACGAGCGCCGAGGCCGGCACCCGCACGTTGTCGAGGAACAACGTGAACTGCTTCTCCGGCGCCTGCCACGACATCGGGATCGGCTGCTTCTCGAAGCCCTCGGCGTCCGTGGGCACGACGAACAGTGCCGGCTTCAGCTTGCCGGTCTTCGCGTCCGCGGTGCGCGAGACGATCAGCACCGACTGCGCCTCGTCAACGCCGGAGATGAAGGTCTTCTGGCCGTTGAGCACCCAGTGGTCACCGTCGCGGGTGGCGGTGGTGGTGATCTGGTGGGAGTTGGAGCCGGCGTCGGCCTCGGTGATGCCGAAGGCCATCAGGTGGGTGCCGTCGGCGATGCCGGGCAGCCACTCCTTCTTCTGCTCCTCGGTGCCGCAGCGGCCGATGATCGACCCACAGATCGCGGGGCTGACCACCATCATCAGCAACGGCGCGCCCGCAGCTGCACACTCCTCGAGCACGGCCGCGAGATCGGCCATCCCGCCGCCACCGCCGCCGTACTGCTCCTCGATGTTGACCCCGAGGAACCCGTTGCGACCCATCTCGAGCCACATGTCGGTCATCTTGCCGCCCTCGCGAGCCTGCTTCTCGACGAACTCACGGCCATACTTCCCGGCCAGCTTCTTCACGGACTCGCGCAGCGCGAGGCGCTCCTCCGGCTCGCTGAACATCGTGACAGTCATGCGGGTTCTCCTTCGGAGTCGGTGGATTGGTCGGTCGAGACCACGGCGAGCACGGCGCCTGCCTCGACCTGCTGGCCGGCGGTCGCCGGCAGCTCGGTGACGGTCCCGGCGTACGGCGCAGCGATGGTGTGCTGCATCTTCATCGCCTCCATCACCAGGATGGTCTGGCCTTCGTCGACCTGGTCACCGACCGAGGCCCCGACCGAGATGATGGTGCCGGGCATCGGCGCGAGGAGCGATCCCTCGGCGACCTGGTCGGCAGGATCCACGAAGCGTGGCACGACCCGCAGGCTCACCGCTCCCAGCGGGCCGTCGACGTGCACGTGGTCATCGGTGACCACGCCGTCGAAGCGCGTCGAGATGCCGTTCACCCGCAGGTGTACGGCGTGCGGCGAGGCCTCGAGCACCTCGATGCCGGTGTCGCTCGAGGCAGCCTCGTAGCCGGAGCGACCCGTCGTCCACTCCACGACGTGCTCGGTCTCGCCGACGCTGAAGGTCGTTCGCTGCGGTTGGGAGACGACGTTGCGCCAGCCCACGGGGATCCGGGTCTGGACCTTGCGACGGGCGGCGACCTGCTCAGCGCGGAGCACGGCCGCGGCGAACAGCGTGGTGGGATCCGGGTCGCCGGTGCCCGCGTCGAGCACCGCCGGCTCGCGGTCGAAGAAGGCAGTGCTCACCTCGCCGGAGAGGAACGACTCGTTCATCAGCGCGGCAACCAACATGTCCCGGTTGGTGACGATGCCGTGCAGCCGCGCTCGGCGCAGGGCGCCGGCCAGCATCCGTGCGGTCTCCGCGCGCGTGGGCGCCCAGGCGATCACCTTGGCCAGCATCGCGTCGTAGTGCGTGGAGACCTCGCTGCCCGACTCGAAGCCCGAGTCGACGCGTACGCCGGCACGACCGGCCCGCTCGAACTCGGTCAGGCCCGGGATCTCGAAGCTGGTCAACCTGCCGCTCTGCGGTTGCCAGTCGTGCGCCGGGTCCTCGGCATACAGCCGCACCTCGATCGCGTGGCCAGCAGGTCTCGATACGTCGCCTCGTCCCTCGGCGCCTACTCGACCACCGAAAGTGGCTTCGCTGGTCGAGTGCCCCGCAGTTCCGGGTTCGCTGGTCGAGTGCCCCGCAGTTCCGGCTTCGCTGGTCGAGTGCCCTGCGAGGGACGAGCGGGGTGTATCGAGACCAGCCAGGCTCCGCCCCTCGGCCACGGCCAACTGCAGCTCGACCAGGTCGACGTCGAAGACGGCCTCGGTGACCGGGTGCTCGACCTGAAGTCGGGTGTTCATCTCAAGGAAGAAGAACCGCTCCTTGTCCGGGTCATAGAGGAACTCGACGGTGCCGGCTCCCAGGTAGTCGATGGCGCTGCCGGCGTTGCGAGCGGCCTCGTGCATCTGCGCAACCACGGTCGGGTCGATGTTCGGCGCGGGCGCTTCCTCGATCACCTTCTGGTGACGACGCTGCACCGAGCAGTCGCGCTCACCGAGGACGGCGACCTCGCCGAACCGGTCGCCGACGACCTGCACCTCGACGTGGCGGCTGTGCTCGACGTACGGCTCGACGAAGACGGTCCCGTCGCCGAACGCGGCCTCCGCCTCCGCCTGTGCCGCGGCGATCTCGCGGGGCAGGTCGGCCAGGGTGCGCACGATCCGCATGCCGCGGCCGCCGCCACCGGCGGACGCCTTCACCAGCAGCGGCAGGTCGTCCTCCGTCGCCGTGTCGACCGTCAGGTCGGGCAGGACCGGTACGCCGGCCGCGGCCATCAGCTTCTTCGACTCGATCTTGGAACCCATGGACACGATCGACTCGGGCGCGGGGCCGATCCAGGTCAGCCCGGCCCCGATCACCTTCCGGGCGAAGTCGGCGTTCTCCGACAGGAAGCCGTAGCCGGGGTGGATCGCGTCGGCCCCCGTGCGACGAGCCGCCTCGAGCACGAGGTCCGCGCGCAGGTAGGTCTCCGCCGGCGTGTTGCCCGGGAGCCTCACGGCGGCGTCGGCCTCGCGGACGAACGGCAGGTCGACATCGGCGTCGGAGTGGACCGCAACGGTCTCGATGCCGACGCGACGAGCCGTGGTGAAGATGCGACGCGCGATCTCGCCACGGTTGGCCACAAGGATGCGCTTGATCATTTCTTCCCCTTTGCTGGGTCCCTCTGGTTTCGACCCGCCCCTTGCGACCTCGGTCGCTGATGTCTCGACACGCGCAACACGGCTTCGTTCCTCAGCCGTGGCGCTGCTCGACCTAGTCGACCTTCCGGTATTCGCAAGCTCATACCGGACCTCCTACATCCGGAAGACGCCGAAGTTCATCGCGCCCTCGATCGGTTGGTTGTTGATGACGGAGAGGCAGATGCCCAGCACCGTGCGGGTGTCACGCGGGTCGATGACGCCATCGTCGTAGACCATCCCGGAGAGGAAGTAGGGCAGCGACTGCTCCTCCACCATCGCCTCCACCATGTCCTTGACGCCCTGGAACTCCTCGGCGTCGAAGACCTTGCCCTTCGACTCGGCGGACTGCTTCGCCACGATCTCGAGCACGCCGGCCAGCTGCTGCGGACCCATCACCGCCGACTTGGCACTCGGCCAGGTGAACAGGAAGCGCGGGTCGTAGGCGCGCCCGTTCATGCCGTAGTTGCCGGCGCCGTAGGAAGCGCCCATGATCACCGTGAGGTGAGGGACGGTGGAGTTGCTCACCGCGTTGATCATCATCGCGCCGTGCTTGATGATGCCGCCCTGCTCGTACTCCTTGCCGACCATGTAGCCGGTGGTGTTGTGCAGGAACAGCAGCGGCGTGTCCTTCTGGTTGGCCAGCTGGATGAACTGGGCGGCCTTCTGCGCCTCCTCACTCATCAGCACGCCCCGGGCGTTGGCGAGAATGCCGATCGGCTGCCCGTGCAGGTTGGCCCACCCCACACAGAGGGACGAGCCGTAGAGCGGCTTGAACTCGTCGAACGGGACCGCGTTGCCGGCACTGGTGCCGTCGACGATGCGCAGGATCGCCTCGCGCGGGTCGAACGGCTCCTTGAGGTCGGTCGGGATCAGGTCGAGCAGGTCGTCCGGGTCCAGGTCGGGCTCCGCAAAGCCCGCAACGTCATACGGACCGGCGCCCAGGGCGACCGGGACGGATGACGTCACGCCCTGCTTGCGCCAGTTCAACCTCGCCACCACGCGCCGCGCGATGCGCAGGGCGTCGCGCTCGTCGACGGCCAGGAAGTCCGACGAACCGGAGACACGTGAGTGCATCTCGGCACCGCCGAGCGACTCGTCGTCGGTCTCCTCACCGGTGGCCATCTTCACCAGCGGCGGACCCGCCAGGAACACCTTGGCCTGCTCCTTGACCATGATCACGTAGTCGCTCATGCCCGGCACGTAGGCGCCGCCAGCGGTGGAGTTGCCGAAGACCACGGACACGGTGGGTACCTTGCGCGCCGACGCGCGGGTCAGCTCACGGAACCCGCGTCCACCGGGAATGAAGATCTCCTTCTGGGTCGGCAGGTCGGCGCCACCGGACTCGGTCAGGTTGATCGTCGGCAACCGGTTCTCGGCAGCGATGTCGGCGGCACGGAACGACTTCTTCACCGACCACGGGTTGAGCGCCCCGCCCTTCACCGTCGGGTCGTTGGCGACGATCATGCACTCGACCCCCTCGACCACACCGATGCCGGTCACCAGCGAGGCGCCCACCGCGAAGTCGCTGCCCCAACCTGCCAGCGGCATCAGCTCCAGGAAGGCCGAGCCCTCGTCCACGAGCAGCTCGATGCGCTCGCGGGCCGTGAGCTTGCCACGCTCCTTGTGTCGCGCGACGTACTTCCCGCCGGCCTCGACCGCCTTGGTCTGCTCGGCGTGCAGCTCGTCGATCTTCGCCAGCATCGCCTCGCGCCGAGTCGGCTCGGCCGGTGTCCCGACTGTCTCCACTGTCCCGGCGCTCATGCCTCGACCACCTTCTTGATCCGCTCCAGGGTTGTTCGCATGCCCCGCTCGTTGGTGCGCCCGCGCAGCCTGCCCAGCAGGGTCCAGTAGGCCCGCATCGGCAGCGTGGGGGTCAGCCGGAAGTACTCGGTGACGCTGGTGCCCTCGTTCTCCGGCGTCAGCAGGTAGCCCCAGTGGTTGGCCGGCCCGCCCAGCATCACGGCGAACTCGAACTGCTGCTCCGGCACGCACTCGGTCACCTTGCACGGTGTCCAGTACGTCGGGCCCACGCCGTTGCGCTTCACGTGCCCGCGGAAGGTCGCCCCCTTCTCGGGGCCGGTCGCCCCGCGGGTCCACTCGGCCTCGAAGGTCTCCGGGGAGAACTCTCCGATCCTGGTGACGTCGCTGACCAGGTCCCACACCTGCTTGGGCGTGGCCCTCATGTGCAGCGTCACCGAGCCGCCCGGGTCGGTCATCAGCTTCATCATCGTCCTTCCCCGGCATAGCCGAGCAGTCGTGCGGCAAGGTCGGTGAGGACCTCCGTCGCGCCTCCACCGATGCCGAGGATGCGCGCGTCGCGGTAGTGCCGCTCCACCTCGGTCCCGTGCATGTAGCCCGCCCCTCCGAAGACCTGGACGGCCTCGTGGCAGACCTGTTCCGCGGTCTCGACCGCGGTCTGTTTCGCCAAGCAGGCCTCAGCAATCACCGATTCACCGGCGGCGTGCCTCGCGGCGACGTGGTGCGTGTAGACCCGCGCCGTCTCGACGCGACGATGCATGTCGACCAGCTTGTGCCGGATCACCTGCCGGTCCGCGAGCGGGCGTCCGAAGGTCTGGCGTTCCTTCGCGTACGCCGCAGCCAGAGCCAGCGCGCGTCCGGCGACGCCGTACCCGTGCACGGCGAGTGCCAGGCGTTCGACGACGAACTGCTCGGCGATCTGCACGAACCCCGAGTTCTCCTCACCGACCAGGTTCGTCACCGGGACCTGCACGTCGACGAAGGACAGCTCGGCGGTGTCGGAGCAGTGCCAGCCCATCTTGCGCAGCGACCGGTCGACGGTGAAGCCCGGGGTGTCCTTCTCGATCACCAGGAGCGAGACACCCGCGTGGCCCGGGCCGCCCGTGCGGACGGCGGTGGTGACGAAGTCGGCGCGCACGCCGGAGGTGATGAAGGTCTTGGCGCCGTTGACGACGAAGTGGTCGCCGGAGCGCTCGGCGCGAGTGGTGATGCCGGCGACGTCGGACCCGCCGCCGGGCTCCGTGACCCCGAGCGAGCCGATCTTCTCGCCGGCCAGGGTGGGACGCACGAAGCGGTCGACGAGATCAGCCGAGCCGTTCGCGGCCAAGTGGGGCAGCGCGATGCCACCGGTGAAGAGCCCGGCCATCAGGCCGCTGGAGGCGCCCTCGGCGAACATCGCCTCCTGCAGCACGATCGAGTCGAGGATGTCGCCACCCTGCCCGCCCACCTCCTCGGGAAACGAGACGCCGAGCAACCCCTGCCTCGCGGCTGCCGGGTGCAGCGACCGCGGGATGGAGCCGGTGTCCTCCCACTCCTGCAGGTGCGGTGCCACCTCCCGGCGGACGAACTCGGTGGCCGTGGCGCGCAGGGCCTCGTGCTCGGCGCTCACAGGAGTGCGTCCTCGATGCTCACCATCCGCGAGCGCACCCACTCCCCCAGGCCCTTGGCCTGCGGGTCGAACCGGGTGGAGGCGGCGACGCCGTCACCCAACAGGCCACGGATCAGCACGTTGACGCCCCCCAGGTTCGGGAGCACGAACACCTCGACCTCGAGGTCGGCCGCCTCCGGGACCAGCTCACGGATCCGCTTCGGTGTGATCAGCTTCGTCAACCAGGTCACCCGATCGGCCCGCTTCGACGAACCGTCGTTGAAGACCCAGAGCCCGAGGTTGGCGTCACCACCCTTGTCACCCGAGCGCGCGTGGACGAAGGTGCCCAGCGGCATGCGCCGGGTGAGGTTGTCCCGCGGTGCGGGATACGGCGAGGGACGCGCGCCCGGTTCCTGGTCGCGGTCCACGAACTCCACGGGATCGGCGATGACCTCACGAGAACCATCGGCATGCACCACCGTGTGCGCGACCTGGCCGCGATCGACGTACGTCGCTCGGTAGATGCCGTAGGGCGCAGGCTTGCCGGGCGGCGCGGTCATCGTGAAGCCCGGGTAGGAGGCCAGCGCGAGCTCGACGGCGGCCGAGGTGAACGGCTTGCCGACGGGGTCGGGCGAGGGGTCCTTGGCGGTGCAGCGCAGCAGGCAGGACGCGGACTCCTCGGTCTCGGCATCGCTCTGGGGGTGGGAGGTCCGGGACCAGGTGACCTCGGCTGGCGGACTGGCGGCGAGCGCTGCGCTCATCTGCTGGTGCACCCAGTCGCCCTTGGCGTCGACGTCGAGCCCGGTCAGCACGAACTCGACCGTGTTGCGGAAGCCACCGAGCTCGTTGACGCAGACCTTGAGCTGCGAGGGAGGTGCCTCGCCCCTGACCCCCGTGATCGAGACCCGGTCGCGTCCCACCTCCTCGAGTCGGAGGCTGTCGAGGAGGGTGGTGACGTCAGGCCCGAGATAGCGGGTCGACTGGATCTCGTAGACCAGCTGCGCGGTGACCGTGTCGACGGTGACCGCCCCTCCGGTGGCGTCGTGCTTGGTGATCACCACGGATCCGTCGGCGGAGACCTCGGCGATCGGGAAGCCGAGTGGCTGCAACGGATCGGCGATCGTGCCCGACGAGAACAGCGAACGGAACCCGGAGAAGTTGCCCCCGGTGGCCTGGGTCCCGCACTCGATCACGTGACCGGCGACGACGGCGCCGGCGAGCTCGTCGTACTGCTCAGGGCTCCAGCCGAAGCGGGAGATCGCCGGGCCGACCACGACGGACGCATCGGTGACGCGGCCGGTGACCACGACGTCGGCACCGCGATCGAGGGCCCGGGCGATGCCGAAGCCGCCGAGGTAGGCGTTCGCAGTGAGCGCGTTGGCTCCCAGCTCGAGGTCGGCGCCACGCAGGTCGTCACCCTCGACGTGGGCGATCGCCGGGTCGAGGCCGAGGCCCCTGGCCACCTCGCGGAGCTTCTCGGCCAGTCCGGCGGGGTTGAGGCCGCCCGCGTTCGAGACGATCTTCACGCCGCTCTCGAGGGCGAGGCCGAGGCTCTCCTCGACCTGGCGGACGAAGGTGCGGGCGTAGCCCAACGAGGGGTCGCGCAGGGTGTCCTTGCCGAGGATCAGCATGGTCAGCTCGGCGAGGTAGTCACCGGTCAGGACGTCGAGACTCTGCCCATCTTCTTGGCAGCCCTCGAGCATCTCGCGCATCGCGGAGAGCCGGTCGCCGTAGAACCCGGAGCAGTTGCCGATGCGGATCACTTCGCGGCCCTCCCCGAGCCCGGGTTGCCGGCGAAGGCCTGGGCGATGTCGAGCCACGCATCGGCGTCCGGACCTGTGGCGACGAGGTCGGTGTCGGCACGGTTGATCCGTTGGGTGACCAGCAGGCAGAAGTCGTGGGCCGACCCCGTCACCGTCTGCCGCGCGTCCTCGGGTCCGTAGGACCACGTCACGCCGGAGGGTGCTGTCAGGGTGACCCGGAACTCCTCGGTGGGCGCCGGCAGCTCGCGGGCCATGAAGGAGAAGTTGCGGGTGCGCACGCCGAGGTGGGCGACGTGCCTGATCCGGTCGGTCGGCTCGGGCACCTGCTCGGCCAGGCCGGCCGCGACCAGGGCGTCGTGGACGTCGAGACTGTGGGCCCAGGTCTCCATGAAGCGTGCGGTCGCCATGGAGGTGGGTGACATCGGTGGACCGAACCACGGCATCTTCGCCCCGTCCGGCACCGCCCGGAGCGCCTCGGCCAGGGCCGTCCGGCCGGACTGCCACCGCTGCAGGAGCCGCTCTGACGGTGCCCGGCCACCGGCCAGTGCCGCGTTGTCGACCACGTGGTTGGGGTCCGACATCG
Coding sequences within:
- a CDS encoding SRPBCC family protein, producing MMKLMTDPGGSVTLHMRATPKQVWDLVSDVTRIGEFSPETFEAEWTRGATGPEKGATFRGHVKRNGVGPTYWTPCKVTECVPEQQFEFAVMLGGPANHWGYLLTPENEGTSVTEYFRLTPTLPMRAYWTLLGRLRGRTNERGMRTTLERIKKVVEA
- a CDS encoding acyl-CoA dehydrogenase family protein, whose protein sequence is MSAEHEALRATATEFVRREVAPHLQEWEDTGSIPRSLHPAAARQGLLGVSFPEEVGGQGGDILDSIVLQEAMFAEGASSGLMAGLFTGGIALPHLAANGSADLVDRFVRPTLAGEKIGSLGVTEPGGGSDVAGITTRAERSGDHFVVNGAKTFITSGVRADFVTTAVRTGGPGHAGVSLLVIEKDTPGFTVDRSLRKMGWHCSDTAELSFVDVQVPVTNLVGEENSGFVQIAEQFVVERLALAVHGYGVAGRALALAAAYAKERQTFGRPLADRQVIRHKLVDMHRRVETARVYTHHVAARHAAGESVIAEACLAKQTAVETAEQVCHEAVQVFGGAGYMHGTEVERHYRDARILGIGGGATEVLTDLAARLLGYAGEGR
- a CDS encoding TIGR03084 family metal-binding protein codes for the protein MNDVLEGVLADLAAQSSELEQQLVALGDDQWRTPTPAAGWDIATQVAHLAWTDEAALAAAHSVEGDKGPWDELVLEAMSDPNHVVDNAALAGGRAPSERLLQRWQSGRTALAEALRAVPDGAKMPWFGPPMSPTSMATARFMETWAHSLDVHDALVAAGLAEQVPEPTDRIRHVAHLGVRTRNFSFMARELPAPTEEFRVTLTAPSGVTWSYGPEDARQTVTGSAHDFCLLVTQRINRADTDLVATGPDADAWLDIAQAFAGNPGSGRAAK
- a CDS encoding acyclic terpene utilization AtuA family protein, whose protein sequence is MIRIGNCSGFYGDRLSAMREMLEGCQEDGQSLDVLTGDYLAELTMLILGKDTLRDPSLGYARTFVRQVEESLGLALESGVKIVSNAGGLNPAGLAEKLREVARGLGLDPAIAHVEGDDLRGADLELGANALTANAYLGGFGIARALDRGADVVVTGRVTDASVVVGPAISRFGWSPEQYDELAGAVVAGHVIECGTQATGGNFSGFRSLFSSGTIADPLQPLGFPIAEVSADGSVVITKHDATGGAVTVDTVTAQLVYEIQSTRYLGPDVTTLLDSLRLEEVGRDRVSITGVRGEAPPSQLKVCVNELGGFRNTVEFVLTGLDVDAKGDWVHQQMSAALAASPPAEVTWSRTSHPQSDAETEESASCLLRCTAKDPSPDPVGKPFTSAAVELALASYPGFTMTAPPGKPAPYGIYRATYVDRGQVAHTVVHADGSREVIADPVEFVDRDQEPGARPSPYPAPRDNLTRRMPLGTFVHARSGDKGGDANLGLWVFNDGSSKRADRVTWLTKLITPKRIRELVPEAADLEVEVFVLPNLGGVNVLIRGLLGDGVAASTRFDPQAKGLGEWVRSRMVSIEDALL
- a CDS encoding biotin carboxylase N-terminal domain-containing protein; amino-acid sequence: MIKRILVANRGEIARRIFTTARRVGIETVAVHSDADVDLPFVREADAAVRLPGNTPAETYLRADLVLEAARRTGADAIHPGYGFLSENADFARKVIGAGLTWIGPAPESIVSMGSKIESKKLMAAAGVPVLPDLTVDTATEDDLPLLVKASAGGGGRGMRIVRTLADLPREIAAAQAEAEAAFGDGTVFVEPYVEHSRHVEVQVVGDRFGEVAVLGERDCSVQRRHQKVIEEAPAPNIDPTVVAQMHEAARNAGSAIDYLGAGTVEFLYDPDKERFFFLEMNTRLQVEHPVTEAVFDVDLVELQLAVAEGRSLAGLDTPRSSLAGHSTSEAGTAGHSTSEPGTAGHSTSEATFGGRVGAEGRGDVSRPAGHAIEVRLYAEDPAHDWQPQSGRLTSFEIPGLTEFERAGRAGVRVDSGFESGSEVSTHYDAMLAKVIAWAPTRAETARMLAGALRRARLHGIVTNRDMLVAALMNESFLSGEVSTAFFDREPAVLDAGTGDPDPTTLFAAAVLRAEQVAARRKVQTRIPVGWRNVVSQPQRTTFSVGETEHVVEWTTGRSGYEAASSDTGIEVLEASPHAVHLRVNGISTRFDGVVTDDHVHVDGPLGAVSLRVVPRFVDPADQVAEGSLLAPMPGTIISVGASVGDQVDEGQTILVMEAMKMQHTIAAPYAGTVTELPATAGQQVEAGAVLAVVSTDQSTDSEGEPA
- a CDS encoding acyl-CoA dehydrogenase family protein, which codes for MTVTMFSEPEERLALRESVKKLAGKYGREFVEKQAREGGKMTDMWLEMGRNGFLGVNIEEQYGGGGGGMADLAAVLEECAAAGAPLLMMVVSPAICGSIIGRCGTEEQKKEWLPGIADGTHLMAFGITEADAGSNSHQITTTATRDGDHWVLNGQKTFISGVDEAQSVLIVSRTADAKTGKLKPALFVVPTDAEGFEKQPIPMSWQAPEKQFTLFLDNVRVPASALVGDEDAGLWQLFAGLNPERIMGGAFSCGMARYALEKAVAYAKERSVWKDQAIGAHQGIAHPLAKTKIELEQARLLWQKAAALYDAGDDMAAGEYANMAKYAGGEVACNATDVAVHTHGGNGLTQEYGLGNMLVAARLGRIAPVSREMILNFVAMHSLGLPKSY
- a CDS encoding acyl-CoA carboxylase subunit beta, encoding MSAGTVETVGTPAEPTRREAMLAKIDELHAEQTKAVEAGGKYVARHKERGKLTARERIELLVDEGSAFLELMPLAGWGSDFAVGASLVTGIGVVEGVECMIVANDPTVKGGALNPWSVKKSFRAADIAAENRLPTINLTESGGADLPTQKEIFIPGGRGFRELTRASARKVPTVSVVFGNSTAGGAYVPGMSDYVIMVKEQAKVFLAGPPLVKMATGEETDDESLGGAEMHSRVSGSSDFLAVDERDALRIARRVVARLNWRKQGVTSSVPVALGAGPYDVAGFAEPDLDPDDLLDLIPTDLKEPFDPREAILRIVDGTSAGNAVPFDEFKPLYGSSLCVGWANLHGQPIGILANARGVLMSEEAQKAAQFIQLANQKDTPLLFLHNTTGYMVGKEYEQGGIIKHGAMMINAVSNSTVPHLTVIMGASYGAGNYGMNGRAYDPRFLFTWPSAKSAVMGPQQLAGVLEIVAKQSAESKGKVFDAEEFQGVKDMVEAMVEEQSLPYFLSGMVYDDGVIDPRDTRTVLGICLSVINNQPIEGAMNFGVFRM